Genomic DNA from Vreelandella subglaciescola:
GCTCTACCAGCGCGAGCACCATCTGCACGGCGACTGCGGCATCAATCGCGTTGCCGCCCGCCTTCAGAATCTGGTAGCCCGCGTCCACCGCCAGCGGGTTCGCCGCCACCACGGCGAAGGAGTCGGCACTCCATCCCGGCTTTTCCTCAAAGCCTGAGGCCGATTCAGGGCTGATCGCCGGCGTTTGGTAATCAAAGCCCAGGGCCGCAAGCGGCAGTAGCAACATGCCCAGCGGAACCAGCCGTTTTTTAAAACGTAGCATACGTAATTTTCCTCTGATCAGCGTAACGAAAAGGCCCGGCACATGGCCGGGCATTCGCTTCAGGATCGGGCGCAAACCGAGGATGAAGCCAAGACTAAAGGTAGCGCAAAACAGCTGGCGCAAAAACGCTAGTCCTGTGTTTTACCGGCGAGCATCAGCCAGGTTTCGAGCACCGCATCAGGATTGAGCGATACCGAATCGATACCCTGCTCCATCAGCCACTTGGCAAAATCCGGGTAATCCGACGGCCCTTGCCCACAAATCCCCACGTACTTACCTTGAGCTTTGCAGGCTTGAATCGCCATGGCCAGCAGTTTTTTCACCGCCGCGTTACGCTCGTCGAACAGGTGCGCCACTATGCCCGAATCCCGATCCAGCCCTAGCGTCAGCTGGGTCAGGTCGTTGGAGCCGATCGAGAAACCGTCAAAGTGTTCAAGAAACTCGTCGGCCAGCAGGGCGTTAGCCGGCAGCTCACACATCATGATGATTTTCAGTCCGTTTTCACCGCGCTTCAGGCCGTTGGCGGCGAGCAAATCAACGACCTGGCTAGCCTCGGCGGGCGTACGCACGAACGGCACCATGATCTCGACGTTATCCAGCCCCATTTCCTCGCGCACGCGCTTCAACGCCCGACACTCAAGCTCAAAGCACGGCCGGAAGGCATCAGAAATGTAGCGCGACGCGCCGCGGAAACCGAGCATGGGGTTTTCTTCGCCGGGCTCGTAAAGCTTGCCGCCAATCAGGTTTTCGTATTCGTTGGACTTGAAGTCGGACAGCCGCACAATGACGCGCTTGGGATGAAACGACGCCGCCAGCGTGGAAATGCCTTCAACCAGTTTATCCACGTAGAAGCTGACCGGATCGGCGTAACCGGCGGTGCGCAGATCAATAACCTGCTGCAGCTCGGTGGGCAGCGTGGCGTAGTCCAGCAGCGCCTTGGGGTGGACGCCAATCATGCGATTGATGATGAACTCAAGCCGTGCAAGCCCGACGCCGGCGCTGGGCAGGCCGGCAAAACCAAAGGCGCGGTCGGGGTTGCCCACGTTCATCATGATATCGAACGGCAGCTCCGGCATGGCATCAATGCTGGATACCTTGCGATCAAACTCCAGCAGCCCTTCGTAAACGTGTCCGGTATCGCCTTCGGCGCAGGAGACGGTGACATCAACACCTTCATGCAGCTGCTCGGTGGAATCGGCGCAGCCAACGACCGCCGGAATCCCCAGTTCGCGAGCAATAATCGCCGCGTGGCAGGTGCGTCCGCCGCGGTTGGTCACAATGGCCGAAGCGCGCTTCATCACCGGCTCCCAGTCGGGGTCGGTCATGTCGGTCACCAGCACGTCGCCGTCCTGAACCTTGTCCATATCATCCGGACTTAGTATCACCTTGACCGCACCGCGCCCGATGCGCTGGCCAATCGCCCGTCCGGTGACCAGCGTGCGGCCCTTTTCACGCAGGGTGAAGCGCTCCAGGCGGCCACCTTCCTGCTGGGAAACGACCGTCTCCGGGCGCGCTTGAACGATGTAAAGCTCGCCGTCGTCGCCATCCAGTGCCCATTCGATATCCATCGGGCGGTGGTAGTGCTGCTCGATGGTCACCGCCTGACGGGCAAGCGCCATGGCCTGCTCATCGTTGATACAAAAACGGTTGCGGTCCTTGTGCTCAACGTCAACGGTCTCGACCGACTTGCCGGCGCTGGCCTCTTCGCCGTAAATCATCTTGATGCGCTTGGAACCCAGGTTACGGCGCAGCACTGCGGGGCGCCCGGCGGCGAGAGTCGGCTTGTGCACGTAAAATTCGTCGGGATTGACCGCACCCTGCACGACGGTTTCACCCAGCCCCCAGGAGGCCGTGACAAACACCGCATCGCGGTAGCCGGACTCGGTGTCCAGGGTGAACATGACGCCCGACGCGCCGGTCTCCGAGCGCACCATTTTCTGTACGCCAGCGGACAGCGCGACGTTTTCGTGCGCGTAGCCGCGGTGCACGCGGTAGGAGATCGCGCGATCATTGAACAGTGAGGCGAACACCTCGTGCACGGCGCGCTTGATGTTGGCGAAGCCTTCAATATTGAGGAAGGTTTCCTGCTGGCCGGCAAAGGACGCGTCGGGCAGGTCTTCCGCCGTGGCAGAGCTGCGCACCGCGGCCTTGAGGTTGGGATGGCGCACCAGCAGTTGATCGTAGGCATCCGCCAGCGCCGCCTCAAAGGCCGGCGGCAGCGGCGTATCGATGATCCACTGGCGAATCTCGCTGCCGGCTTTTGACAGCGCTTTAACGTCATCAACATCAAGGCGTTTGAGCGTGTCATTAATGCGCTCGTTCAGCCCGTCGTGGGAGAGAAACTCGCGATACGCATGGGCGGTCGTGGCAAAACCGCCAGGTACGGTCACGCCCACCCCCGACAGATTTGAAATCATTTCACCCAGCGAGGCGTTCTTGCCGCCAACGCGTTCGACATCGGTCATGCCCAATTGATCGAAC
This window encodes:
- the ppsA gene encoding phosphoenolpyruvate synthase; the encoded protein is MEEYILWFDQLGMTDVERVGGKNASLGEMISNLSGVGVTVPGGFATTAHAYREFLSHDGLNERINDTLKRLDVDDVKALSKAGSEIRQWIIDTPLPPAFEAALADAYDQLLVRHPNLKAAVRSSATAEDLPDASFAGQQETFLNIEGFANIKRAVHEVFASLFNDRAISYRVHRGYAHENVALSAGVQKMVRSETGASGVMFTLDTESGYRDAVFVTASWGLGETVVQGAVNPDEFYVHKPTLAAGRPAVLRRNLGSKRIKMIYGEEASAGKSVETVDVEHKDRNRFCINDEQAMALARQAVTIEQHYHRPMDIEWALDGDDGELYIVQARPETVVSQQEGGRLERFTLREKGRTLVTGRAIGQRIGRGAVKVILSPDDMDKVQDGDVLVTDMTDPDWEPVMKRASAIVTNRGGRTCHAAIIARELGIPAVVGCADSTEQLHEGVDVTVSCAEGDTGHVYEGLLEFDRKVSSIDAMPELPFDIMMNVGNPDRAFGFAGLPSAGVGLARLEFIINRMIGVHPKALLDYATLPTELQQVIDLRTAGYADPVSFYVDKLVEGISTLAASFHPKRVIVRLSDFKSNEYENLIGGKLYEPGEENPMLGFRGASRYISDAFRPCFELECRALKRVREEMGLDNVEIMVPFVRTPAEASQVVDLLAANGLKRGENGLKIIMMCELPANALLADEFLEHFDGFSIGSNDLTQLTLGLDRDSGIVAHLFDERNAAVKKLLAMAIQACKAQGKYVGICGQGPSDYPDFAKWLMEQGIDSVSLNPDAVLETWLMLAGKTQD